Proteins encoded in a region of the Microtus ochrogaster isolate Prairie Vole_2 chromosome 19, MicOch1.0, whole genome shotgun sequence genome:
- the C19H5orf34 gene encoding uncharacterized protein C5orf34 homolog, translating to MAAEVRMVLYEDDSVQVRYADGSTLQLSPCGSEFLFEKAPALSTHPLEQPERIRQRTHFVISTYREQLQRALDFRNSSATCPFLSESLIPPERKKHIFIDFSEVKWPGLAGDDSVTYSESGAMKITSLDGHAYLCLPRSQHEFTVHFLCKVSQKPDSSVVLPETNDRVPKDKLVGKTTKFCTCGSSSGQRLKTKENEPHRQVLKSKEASASMCCVNGTEGKEGLPSPSTRHSCVYAWMKQRWSVASCPEQWKYPLSLALRFHNRVSVASGTDADFPASGSITSDAAEEGGEEVSVLPRALSLSCPAPHLHRWNFCDSLLQRQSDGEDYSYPELVKVVWCKGVTYRLTHKNVNSIEIYPGDGSVFKSEGPYIGNYFTYYSSQEESEKREEKTYSINNLPPDRPGSLFSVRSLIKQATRILQHCAKTRLSLSHNYHVCCWKMVPEVNANNPLPVLLKESLIPSVGRFLAYSDDKVHAVFLDGITLTLNWNFSSSAENREVNQGLTLGWCRLTFPDGQDQLIQAEHPGAYERYVTSVTSWCRRLTQTSVRQAPKQLSPVLKESWSVASELEKIQKFNLLLENSGILHLTSGKKNEQCSDAHTSESSETLLEATNKESVSVALKRTSEILQDIDYLLSNSRK from the exons ATGGCAGCGGAAGTACGAATGGTGCTTTATGAGGACGACTCGGTGCAAGTGCGGTATGCTGATGGCTCCACACTGCAGCTCTCTCCTTGTGGCTCGGAGTTTCTGTTTGAAAAGGCGCCTGCTCTTTCTACACACCCTTTAGAACAGCCAGAGCGAATCCGTCAGCGGACACACTTTGTCATTAGCACCTACCGG GAACAGCTTCAGCGAGCCCTGGATTTTCGAAACTCTTCGGCTACTTGCCCCTTTTTATCTGAAAGCCTCATACCTCCTGAGAGAAAAAAG CATATCTTCATTGATTTCTCCGAAGTAAAATGGCCTGGTCTTGCTGGAGACGACAGCGTCACATATTCGGAGAGCGGCGCCATGAAGATAACGTCCCTGGATGGGCACGCGTACCTTTGCCTGCCCAGATCTCAGCATGAATTTACAGTCCATTTTCTGTGTAAAGTGAGCCAGAAGCCAGACTCCTCTGTAGTGCTCCCTGAAACAAATGATCGTGTCCCAAAAGATAAACTAGTTGGAAAGACCACAAAATTCTGCACGTGTGGAAGTTCCTCAGGACAAAGATTaaagactaaagaaaatgaaCCTCATCGCCAAGTCTTGAAATCGAAAGAAGCTTCAGCGAGCATGTGTTGTGTGAATGGAACTGAGGGGAAGGAGGGGCTGCCGTCCCCGAGCACAAGGCACAGCTGTGTGTACGCATGGATGAAGCAGCGTTGGTCTGTCGCCTCCTGTCCAGAGCAGTGGAAATATCCTCTGTCTCTAGCGCTCCGTTTTCATAACAGAGTTAGCGTTGCGTCTGGAACTGATGCAGATTTCCCTGCAAGTGGAAGCATAACCTCTGACGCTGCAGAAGAAGGTGGAGAAGAGGTTTCTGTTCTTCCCAGAGCCCTGTCGCTCAGCTGCCCCGCCCCGCACCTGCACAG GTGGAACTTCTGTGACTCACTTTTGCAGAGACAGTCTGATGGAGAAGACTATTCCTATCCTGAGCTCGTGAAGGTGGTGTGGTGCAAGGGTGTGACCTACAG gCTTACCCATAAAAATGTAAACTCGATAGAGATTTATCCTGGAGATGGATCAGTTTTCAAATCAGAAGGGCCTTATATTGGTAACTATTTTACATATTATTCGAGTCAAGAAGAATCAGAAAAG agagaagaaaaaacttACTCCATAAATAACCTTCCTCCCGACAGACCAGGAAGTCTCTTCTCTGTACGTTCTCTGATTAAACAGGCAACCAG AATTCTTCAACACTGTGCCAAGACAAGGCTTTCACTAAGCCACAACTATCATGTCTGCTGCTGGAAAATG GTACCTGAAGTAAATGCTAACAATCCCCTGCCCGTGCTTCTGAAGGAGTCTCTCATACCCAGTGTGGGGAGATTTCTTGCCTACTCTGATGACAAAGTTCACGCTGTCTTTTTAGATGGCATCACTCTAACACTGAATTGGAATTTCAGCTCCTCTGCTGAAAACAGAGAA GTAAATCAAGGTCTGACCTTGGGTTGGTGCAGATTAACTTTTCCTGATGGGCAGGATCAGCTAATTCAAGCTGAGCATCCTGGAGCATATGAAAG ATATGTGACATCAGTAACATCATGGTGCAGAAGACTAACCCAGACCAGTGTAAGACAGGCGCCCAAACAGCTGTCACCTGTTCTCAAAGAAAGCTG GTCTGTTGCTTCTGAGcttgagaaaatacagaaatttaaCT